A genomic window from Arthrobacter sp. FW305-BF8 includes:
- a CDS encoding amino acid ABC transporter permease, translated as MPLNWDLIWSSFGPIVTGAITGTIPLTLASFAIGLALALLVALMRLSRNAVVSGVARFYVSVIRGTPLLVQLFVIFYGLPSLGVKLDPWPSAIIAFSLNIGGYAAEVIRAAILSVPKGQWEAGHTIGMSRGQSLRRIILPQAARVSVPPLSNTFISLVKDTSLASLILVTELFRNAQQIAAFSQEFMVLYLEAALVYWIICLALSSGQSVLERRLDRYVAH; from the coding sequence ATGCCGTTGAACTGGGATCTCATCTGGAGCTCCTTCGGCCCTATTGTCACGGGCGCAATCACTGGCACCATCCCGCTGACGCTCGCTTCATTCGCGATCGGCCTCGCGCTGGCACTGCTGGTGGCGCTGATGCGGCTAAGCCGCAACGCCGTGGTGTCCGGCGTGGCGCGGTTCTACGTTTCGGTGATCCGCGGCACCCCGCTGCTGGTGCAGCTTTTCGTCATCTTCTACGGCCTGCCGAGCCTGGGGGTGAAGCTTGATCCGTGGCCCAGTGCCATCATCGCCTTTTCGCTGAACATCGGCGGCTATGCCGCCGAGGTCATCAGGGCCGCCATCCTGTCGGTGCCGAAGGGCCAGTGGGAAGCCGGCCACACCATCGGCATGTCCCGGGGCCAGTCGCTGCGCCGCATCATCCTGCCGCAGGCCGCGAGGGTGTCGGTGCCGCCGCTGTCCAACACTTTCATTTCGCTGGTCAAGGACACGTCGCTCGCCTCGCTCATCCTGGTCACGGAGCTGTTCCGCAACGCTCAGCAGATCGCGGCGTTCAGCCAGGAGTTCATGGTGCTGTATCTCGAGGCGGCCCTGGTCTACTGGATCATTTGCCTGGCGCTCTCCTCCGGGCAGTCCGTGCTTGAAAGGAGACTGGACCGCTATGTCGCCCACTGA
- a CDS encoding amino acid ABC transporter substrate-binding protein, which yields MNRIHSRRSALAATLAGLALALTACGGGSGSGGGGSQAPAASSSDTSLSDVKSKGEIVIATEGTYKPFSFHAEGAGDLTGYDVEIARAVADKLGVKANFQETQFDGIFAGLDAKRFDTIANQISINAERKAKYDFSKPYTISTGVIVTKADNSSITSFESLKGKTAAQSLTSNFYKLAVDAGANVQSVEGWAQGVTLVRQGRVDAIVNDKLTYLDYAKTNPDAGLKIAAETSEKSESAFVFRKGSNELTKAVDKALDDLRADGTLAKISEKYFGTDVSK from the coding sequence ATGAACCGTATCCATTCCCGCCGCTCCGCCCTTGCAGCCACCCTCGCCGGACTGGCACTGGCTCTGACGGCCTGCGGCGGTGGCAGCGGCAGCGGCGGCGGAGGCTCCCAGGCTCCGGCTGCCAGCAGCTCGGACACCTCGCTCAGCGACGTGAAGTCCAAGGGTGAGATTGTCATCGCCACCGAGGGCACCTACAAGCCGTTCAGCTTCCACGCGGAGGGAGCGGGCGACCTGACCGGCTACGACGTCGAGATCGCCCGGGCCGTGGCCGACAAGCTGGGCGTGAAGGCCAACTTCCAGGAAACCCAGTTCGACGGGATCTTCGCCGGCCTCGACGCCAAACGGTTCGACACCATCGCCAACCAGATCTCCATCAACGCGGAACGCAAGGCCAAGTACGACTTCTCCAAGCCGTACACCATCTCTACGGGCGTGATCGTGACGAAGGCGGACAACAGCAGCATTACGAGCTTTGAGAGCCTCAAGGGCAAGACCGCCGCCCAGTCGCTCACCAGCAACTTCTACAAGTTGGCCGTGGACGCAGGCGCCAATGTGCAGTCCGTGGAGGGCTGGGCCCAGGGCGTGACGCTGGTCCGGCAGGGCCGCGTGGACGCCATCGTCAATGACAAGCTCACCTACCTCGACTACGCGAAGACCAATCCGGATGCCGGGCTGAAGATCGCCGCCGAAACCAGTGAGAAGTCAGAGAGCGCCTTCGTGTTCCGCAAGGGCTCCAATGAGCTCACTAAGGCCGTAGACAAGGCGCTGGACGACCTCCGCGCTGACGGGACGCTGGCCAAGATCTCGGAGAAGTACTTCGGCACGGACGTCTCCAAGTAG
- a CDS encoding amino acid ABC transporter ATP-binding protein gives MSPTDGAAQAAPHGAASQGRPVLSVRNLAKAFGSNVVLRDIDLDVRRGNVVALIGPSGSGKTTVLRSLNGLETPDAGTVTFAGSGASAGTELALDFSAKVSKKEISDLRDRSAMVFQHYNLFPHMTVLQNVIEGPVQVQKRKRAEAVADAEKLLARVGLADKRDAYPFELSGGQQQRVGIVRALALKPQLLLFDEPTSALDPELVGDVLGVIQELADEGWTMVIVTHELAFARQVADEVIFMDGGLVVERGPAAEVLRAPRQERTRQFVRRLLHEF, from the coding sequence ATGTCGCCCACTGACGGAGCAGCACAGGCGGCACCCCACGGGGCCGCATCACAGGGCAGACCGGTGCTGTCGGTCCGCAACCTCGCGAAGGCGTTCGGCAGCAACGTGGTGCTGCGGGACATCGACCTCGACGTGCGCCGCGGCAACGTCGTGGCCCTGATCGGGCCGTCTGGTTCGGGCAAGACCACCGTCCTGCGCTCACTGAACGGGCTGGAAACGCCCGACGCCGGGACGGTCACCTTTGCGGGTTCCGGCGCCTCCGCGGGAACCGAGCTCGCGTTGGATTTCTCCGCCAAAGTCTCCAAGAAGGAGATTTCGGACCTGCGGGACCGCAGCGCCATGGTGTTCCAGCACTACAACCTGTTCCCGCACATGACCGTCCTGCAGAACGTCATTGAAGGACCGGTCCAGGTCCAGAAGCGCAAACGGGCCGAGGCGGTGGCCGACGCCGAAAAGCTCCTGGCCCGGGTGGGGCTGGCGGACAAGCGCGACGCCTATCCGTTCGAGCTCTCCGGCGGCCAGCAGCAGCGCGTGGGCATTGTGCGGGCCCTCGCCCTGAAACCCCAGCTGCTGCTGTTCGATGAGCCCACCTCGGCGCTGGACCCGGAACTCGTCGGCGACGTCCTGGGCGTCATCCAGGAACTTGCCGACGAGGGGTGGACCATGGTCATCGTGACCCACGAGCTGGCCTTCGCCCGGCAGGTGGCGGACGAGGTCATCTTCATGGACGGCGGCCTGGTGGTGGAGCGCGGACCGGCCGCAGAAGTCCTCCGGGCGCCGCGGCAGGAGCGGACCCGGCAGTTCGTCCGGCGGCTGCTGCACGAATTCTGA
- a CDS encoding ABC-F family ATP-binding cassette domain-containing protein, whose amino-acid sequence MTATLVAKDLSGGHDHRTLFSGLSLTVAPGDVVGVVGANGAGKSTLLRLLAGVDQAQDGTVSLAPADAFVGWLPQEHERLAGETVAAYIARRTGCAKATAEMESTAEALGSGAPGADDAYSMAFDRWMASGAADLDERIAPVLADLGLDVGPDAEMTGLSGGQAARVALAALLLSRFDVVLLDEPTNDLDLDGLAKLEAFVQGLRGGAVLVSHDREFLARCVTSIVELDLAQNSVAVYDGGYEAFLEERAVARRHARERYEEFAATKADLVSRARTQREWSSQGVRNAMKKNPDNDKIRRAASTESSEKQAQKVRQMESRIARLDVVEEPRKEWQLQFSIGQAPRSSSVVATLRDAVARQGSFTLGPVNLQLNAGERIGITGPNGAGKSTLLRLLLGTQEPDSGDASRGVSVAVGEIDQARGLLAGHLKLADAVEAVLTDYTSAEVRTLLAKFGLKADHTARTVDSLSPGERTRAALALLQARGVNLLVLDEPTNHLDLPAIEQLEEALESYDGALLLVTHDRRLLENVRLDMRWNVDNGVVTELAAGKMEQNK is encoded by the coding sequence ATGACTGCAACCCTTGTTGCGAAGGACCTTTCGGGCGGTCATGATCACCGCACCCTCTTCTCCGGGCTGTCCCTCACAGTGGCCCCCGGGGACGTTGTTGGCGTGGTCGGCGCCAACGGTGCGGGCAAGTCCACACTGCTGCGGCTCCTTGCCGGCGTGGACCAGGCGCAGGACGGCACAGTCAGCCTCGCACCGGCCGACGCCTTTGTGGGCTGGCTGCCGCAGGAACACGAACGGCTCGCCGGCGAAACCGTCGCCGCCTACATCGCCCGCCGCACCGGCTGCGCGAAAGCCACCGCAGAGATGGAGTCCACGGCCGAGGCCCTCGGCTCGGGAGCGCCCGGAGCCGACGACGCCTATTCGATGGCCTTTGACCGGTGGATGGCCTCCGGGGCCGCGGACCTGGACGAACGGATTGCCCCCGTCCTGGCCGACCTGGGACTGGACGTCGGCCCCGACGCCGAGATGACCGGTCTGTCCGGTGGCCAGGCTGCGCGCGTGGCGCTCGCCGCCCTGCTGCTAAGCCGCTTCGACGTCGTGCTCCTGGACGAGCCCACCAATGACCTTGACCTGGATGGCCTGGCCAAGCTGGAAGCGTTCGTGCAGGGGCTTCGCGGCGGCGCGGTGCTGGTCTCCCACGACCGGGAGTTCCTGGCCCGCTGCGTGACCTCGATCGTGGAACTGGACCTGGCCCAGAACTCGGTGGCCGTGTACGACGGCGGCTACGAGGCCTTCCTGGAGGAACGCGCCGTGGCCCGCCGGCACGCCCGCGAACGGTACGAGGAATTCGCCGCGACCAAGGCGGACCTCGTCTCCCGGGCGCGCACCCAGCGGGAATGGAGCTCGCAGGGCGTCCGGAACGCAATGAAGAAAAACCCGGACAACGACAAGATCCGCCGTGCCGCCAGCACCGAGTCATCCGAAAAGCAGGCGCAGAAGGTCCGGCAGATGGAATCGCGCATTGCCCGCCTGGACGTGGTGGAAGAACCGCGCAAGGAGTGGCAGCTGCAGTTCAGCATCGGCCAGGCGCCCCGCTCCAGCTCTGTGGTGGCGACGCTGCGCGACGCCGTCGCGCGGCAGGGCAGCTTCACCCTGGGGCCGGTGAACCTGCAGCTCAACGCCGGTGAACGGATCGGCATCACCGGACCCAACGGCGCCGGCAAATCGACGTTGCTCCGGCTGCTTCTGGGAACGCAGGAACCGGACTCCGGCGACGCTTCCCGAGGTGTGTCCGTGGCCGTCGGCGAGATCGACCAGGCCCGGGGGCTGCTGGCCGGACACCTCAAACTGGCGGACGCCGTCGAAGCCGTCCTGACCGACTACACCTCCGCCGAGGTCCGGACCCTGCTGGCCAAGTTCGGCCTCAAGGCGGACCACACCGCGCGCACCGTGGACTCGCTGTCGCCGGGGGAGCGGACCCGCGCCGCCCTGGCCCTGCTGCAGGCCCGCGGCGTGAACCTGCTGGTCCTGGACGAGCCCACCAACCACCTGGACCTCCCGGCGATCGAGCAGCTAGAGGAAGCACTGGAAAGCTACGACGGCGCCCTGCTGCTGGTCACGCACGACCGGCGGCTGCTGGAAAACGTCCGCCTGGACATGCGCTGGAATGTGGACAACGGCGTCGTCACCGAACTGGCGGCAGGCAAGATGGAGCAGAACAAATGA
- a CDS encoding ABC transporter ATP-binding protein, with protein MSMDGVAWRSLYNITRAKSGSRPFSKETLKRVMGFARPHRGRLIAFVVVSVAMAFLAVATPVLAGQVVNTIVARADAGEVVRLAALIAGVAVAEAALGMVSRWLSSTIGEGVIVDLRTKVFDHVQRMPIAFFTRTRTGALVSRLNNDVIGAQSAFAGTLSGVVSNVVALILTLVVMLNTSWLVTVLAMILLPIFLIPARRMGSRLADLRREAAEHNAAMGTQMTERFSAPGATLVKLFGRPDEESREFALRAGRVRDIGVRTAMLQFTFVTALTLVSALALALVYGLGGWLAIGGQLAPGDVVVLALLLTRLYAPLTALSNARVEIMSALVSFERVFEILDLEPLIQEKPGALAVPPGPVAVEFDDVRFSYPSADKVSLASLEEVSTLDTRGGEEVLHGISFRVEPGQTVALVGSSGAGKSTVAQLLSRLYDVDSGAVRLGGTAPASGLDVRDLTFDSIRATLGMVTQDGHLFHETIASNLRLARPEATDEDMWAVLRQARLEAMIRSLPDGLETVVGERGYRLSGGERQRLTIARLLIAQPRVVILDEATAALDSTNEAAVQAALGAALEGRTAVVIAHRLSTIRAADAILVVEDGRIVERGTHTELLAADGRYAELYRTQFAEATAVAEEAVPEY; from the coding sequence ATGAGCATGGACGGCGTCGCCTGGCGCTCGCTATACAACATCACCCGGGCCAAGAGCGGCTCCCGGCCGTTCTCCAAGGAAACCCTGAAGCGCGTCATGGGCTTCGCCCGGCCGCACCGGGGACGGCTGATCGCGTTCGTGGTGGTCTCCGTTGCCATGGCCTTCCTGGCCGTGGCGACCCCGGTCCTCGCCGGCCAGGTGGTCAACACGATCGTTGCCCGCGCCGATGCCGGCGAGGTGGTCCGGCTGGCGGCCCTGATCGCCGGCGTGGCGGTGGCTGAGGCAGCCCTGGGCATGGTGAGCCGCTGGCTGTCCTCCACCATCGGCGAGGGCGTCATCGTGGACCTCCGCACCAAGGTGTTCGACCACGTCCAGAGAATGCCCATCGCGTTCTTCACCCGGACCCGCACCGGCGCGCTGGTCAGCCGCCTGAACAACGACGTCATCGGCGCGCAGTCCGCGTTCGCCGGAACCCTGTCCGGCGTGGTCAGCAACGTGGTGGCCCTCATCCTCACCCTCGTGGTGATGCTGAATACCTCCTGGCTGGTCACCGTGCTGGCCATGATCCTGCTGCCGATCTTCCTCATCCCCGCCCGGCGGATGGGCTCCCGGCTGGCGGACCTGCGGCGCGAGGCGGCCGAGCACAACGCCGCCATGGGCACCCAGATGACCGAGCGCTTCTCCGCCCCCGGCGCCACCCTGGTCAAGCTGTTTGGCCGGCCCGACGAGGAATCCCGCGAGTTCGCGCTTCGCGCCGGCCGGGTCCGCGATATCGGCGTGCGGACAGCCATGCTCCAGTTCACGTTCGTGACCGCGCTGACGCTCGTCTCCGCCCTGGCCCTCGCCCTGGTCTACGGCCTGGGCGGCTGGCTGGCGATCGGCGGCCAGCTCGCGCCCGGCGACGTCGTGGTGCTGGCGCTGCTGCTCACCCGCCTCTACGCGCCGCTCACCGCGCTGTCCAACGCCCGCGTGGAGATCATGAGCGCCCTGGTCAGCTTTGAACGGGTCTTCGAAATCCTGGACCTCGAGCCCCTCATCCAGGAAAAGCCGGGTGCGCTGGCCGTCCCGCCCGGTCCGGTGGCCGTGGAGTTCGACGACGTGCGCTTTTCCTACCCCTCGGCGGACAAAGTCTCTCTGGCCTCGCTGGAGGAGGTCTCCACGCTGGACACGCGCGGCGGCGAGGAAGTGCTGCACGGCATCAGCTTCCGGGTGGAACCCGGGCAGACCGTTGCCCTCGTGGGGTCCTCCGGCGCCGGCAAGTCCACAGTGGCCCAGCTGCTGTCCCGGCTGTACGACGTCGATTCCGGCGCCGTGCGCCTCGGCGGCACCGCCCCGGCCTCCGGCCTGGACGTGCGCGACCTGACCTTCGATTCCATCCGCGCCACCCTGGGCATGGTCACCCAGGACGGGCACCTGTTCCATGAAACCATCGCCTCCAACCTCAGGCTGGCCCGCCCCGAAGCCACCGACGAGGACATGTGGGCCGTGCTGCGCCAGGCCCGGCTCGAAGCCATGATCCGTTCCCTTCCCGACGGCCTGGAAACCGTGGTGGGGGAGCGCGGCTACCGGCTCTCCGGCGGCGAACGCCAGCGGCTCACCATCGCCCGGCTGCTGATAGCCCAGCCCCGGGTGGTCATCCTCGACGAGGCCACGGCCGCCCTGGACTCCACCAACGAGGCCGCCGTGCAGGCGGCGCTGGGCGCGGCGCTGGAAGGACGCACCGCCGTCGTCATTGCCCACCGGCTCTCGACGATCCGCGCGGCCGACGCCATCCTGGTGGTGGAGGACGGCCGGATTGTGGAGCGCGGAACCCACACCGAGCTGCTGGCCGCGGACGGCCGCTACGCGGAGCTGTACCGGACCCAGTTCGCCGAGGCCACGGCCGTGGCGGAGGAAGCGGTGCCGGAGTACTGA
- a CDS encoding alpha-mannosidase → MHDDRRITEVRLDRFVRERITPAVYGRSVPLELTSWDVPDEPVPVLEALRQDFMPQEHGAAWGRPWSTKWLRLQGEVPDAWGTAPDTEVEIVVDLGFTTEIPGFQCEGIAWRPDGSIIKAISPRNQHIPLKLLGSGLAVDFYVEAAANPDVAQGWSFAPTPYGDKATAGNEPQYRLGSIAIAELNRAVWELQQDVLTLSGLMHELPTELPRRHEILRALERMMDIVDPDDVAGTAPAGRAALAEVLARPAYASAHQLLATGHAHIDSAWLWPVRETMRKCARTFSNVVALMDEDPDFVFSCSSAQQLAWIKEYYPELFARIREKVKSGQFIPVGGMWVESDTNMPGGEAMARQFVEGKSFFLKEFDVECMEAWLPDSFGYSAALPQIVKAAGSRWFLTQKISWNQINRMPHHTFNWEGIDGTRVFTHFPPVDTYNSELSGRDLAHAERNYRDHGHGTISLVPFGYGDGGGGPTREMVAAGHRAADLEGSPKVRIGSPRSFFEQAEAEYKALPVWVGEMYLELHRGTYTSQARTKQGNRRSEHLLREAELWCATAAVRSGGEYTYPAAELKRLWQLVLLQQFHDILPGSAIAWVHQDAERNYAAVAKGLEALISEAAAALLGEGTQEFLLNASPHARLGVPALTAAVHAVTEDEVQATPLDGGFVLDNGIIRAVLDDNGLLTSLRDHGTGREAIAPGQFGNHLELHRDTPNEWDAWDIDEFYRRNVTSLTDAAEVRLERNGGDAVVVVERLTGSSRITQRVTLPAGSPSLGISTEVDWQEREKLLKLGFPLDLRADRSAAETQFGHVFRPTHVNTSWEAAKFEICAHRWIHVSEPGYGVAIANASTYGHDVARTVRDDGGTTTIVRLSLLRAAKFPDPEADRGRHVLDVWVRPAAGIAEAVEEGYRANLAPRTVLGAHPAEALVTVDNPALVVEAVKLAEDGSGDVIVRLYESLGQRSAGRLTANFPATGIQAVDLLERPVEATGMVAGADSAELTLRPFQLVTLRLTRR, encoded by the coding sequence TTGCACGACGACCGCCGGATCACGGAAGTCCGTCTGGACCGCTTTGTCCGCGAAAGGATCACCCCCGCCGTTTATGGGCGCAGCGTGCCCCTGGAGCTGACCAGCTGGGACGTCCCGGATGAACCCGTCCCGGTCCTGGAGGCCCTGCGCCAGGACTTCATGCCGCAGGAGCACGGTGCCGCCTGGGGGCGCCCATGGAGCACAAAGTGGCTGCGGCTTCAGGGAGAGGTGCCGGATGCCTGGGGAACCGCCCCGGATACCGAGGTGGAGATTGTGGTGGACCTCGGGTTTACCACGGAGATTCCCGGCTTCCAGTGCGAGGGAATCGCCTGGCGGCCGGACGGCAGCATCATCAAGGCCATCTCGCCCCGCAACCAGCACATCCCGCTGAAGCTGCTGGGCAGCGGGCTCGCCGTGGACTTCTATGTGGAGGCAGCAGCAAACCCGGATGTTGCCCAGGGCTGGAGCTTCGCGCCGACTCCGTACGGGGACAAGGCTACCGCGGGGAACGAACCGCAGTACCGTTTGGGCAGCATCGCCATCGCGGAGCTGAACCGGGCAGTGTGGGAGCTCCAGCAGGACGTGCTGACACTCAGCGGCCTCATGCACGAGCTGCCCACCGAGCTGCCGCGGCGGCACGAGATCCTCCGCGCCCTGGAGCGCATGATGGACATCGTGGACCCGGACGACGTCGCCGGCACGGCGCCCGCCGGTCGTGCAGCGCTGGCGGAGGTGCTGGCCAGGCCCGCTTACGCGTCAGCCCACCAGCTGCTGGCCACCGGGCATGCGCACATCGATTCGGCTTGGCTGTGGCCTGTCCGGGAAACTATGCGCAAGTGTGCCCGGACCTTTTCCAACGTGGTTGCCCTCATGGACGAGGACCCGGACTTCGTCTTCTCCTGCTCGTCCGCACAGCAGCTGGCCTGGATCAAGGAATACTACCCGGAGCTGTTTGCCCGCATCCGGGAGAAGGTGAAGTCCGGCCAGTTCATTCCCGTGGGCGGCATGTGGGTGGAGTCCGACACCAACATGCCCGGCGGTGAAGCCATGGCCCGGCAGTTCGTCGAAGGCAAGAGCTTCTTCCTCAAGGAATTCGACGTCGAGTGCATGGAAGCCTGGCTACCGGATTCCTTCGGGTACTCCGCGGCCCTGCCTCAGATCGTTAAGGCCGCCGGGAGCCGCTGGTTCCTGACGCAGAAGATCTCCTGGAACCAGATCAACCGGATGCCGCACCACACCTTCAACTGGGAAGGCATTGACGGCACCCGCGTTTTCACGCACTTCCCGCCGGTGGACACGTACAACTCCGAGCTCAGCGGCCGGGATCTTGCGCACGCCGAGCGCAACTACCGGGACCACGGACACGGCACCATCTCGCTCGTCCCCTTCGGTTACGGCGACGGCGGTGGCGGACCGACGCGGGAGATGGTCGCCGCCGGGCATCGCGCGGCCGACCTGGAAGGCTCGCCGAAGGTCCGGATCGGATCGCCGCGCAGCTTCTTTGAGCAGGCCGAAGCAGAGTACAAAGCGCTGCCGGTCTGGGTGGGTGAGATGTACCTGGAGCTGCACCGCGGCACTTACACCAGCCAGGCCAGGACCAAGCAGGGCAACCGCCGGTCCGAGCACCTCCTGCGCGAGGCGGAACTCTGGTGCGCCACGGCCGCCGTCCGCTCCGGTGGGGAGTACACGTACCCCGCGGCCGAGCTGAAGCGGCTGTGGCAGTTGGTCCTGCTGCAGCAGTTCCACGACATCCTGCCCGGCAGCGCCATCGCCTGGGTGCACCAGGACGCCGAACGCAACTACGCGGCCGTCGCCAAGGGGCTCGAAGCCCTCATCAGCGAGGCCGCCGCGGCCCTCCTGGGGGAGGGGACGCAGGAGTTCCTGCTCAACGCGAGCCCGCACGCCCGCCTCGGAGTTCCGGCGCTCACGGCCGCTGTGCATGCGGTAACCGAGGATGAGGTGCAAGCCACACCGCTGGACGGCGGCTTCGTCCTGGACAACGGAATTATCCGTGCCGTACTGGATGACAACGGGCTCCTGACGTCGCTGCGGGACCACGGGACAGGCCGGGAAGCCATCGCGCCCGGCCAGTTCGGAAACCACCTGGAACTGCACCGGGACACCCCCAACGAATGGGACGCCTGGGACATCGACGAGTTCTACCGGCGGAACGTCACCAGCCTTACCGACGCCGCGGAGGTGAGGCTGGAGCGGAACGGCGGGGACGCCGTCGTCGTGGTGGAACGGCTCACCGGGTCCTCCCGCATCACCCAACGCGTCACCCTGCCGGCGGGCAGCCCGTCGCTGGGGATCTCCACCGAGGTTGACTGGCAGGAGCGCGAGAAGCTGCTCAAGCTGGGTTTCCCGCTCGACCTGAGGGCGGACCGGTCGGCGGCGGAAACCCAGTTCGGCCACGTCTTCCGGCCGACCCACGTGAACACGTCGTGGGAGGCCGCCAAGTTCGAGATCTGCGCGCACCGCTGGATCCACGTTTCGGAACCCGGGTACGGCGTGGCCATCGCCAATGCCTCCACGTACGGGCACGACGTCGCCCGGACTGTCCGGGACGACGGCGGGACCACCACTATCGTCCGGCTCTCGCTGCTGCGCGCTGCCAAGTTCCCCGACCCCGAGGCCGACCGCGGCAGGCACGTGCTGGACGTCTGGGTCCGGCCGGCAGCGGGAATCGCCGAGGCCGTGGAGGAGGGCTACCGCGCCAACCTCGCTCCAAGGACGGTGCTCGGCGCGCACCCGGCCGAGGCGCTGGTTACGGTGGACAACCCGGCCCTGGTGGTCGAAGCCGTGAAGCTGGCCGAAGACGGCTCGGGAGACGTCATCGTCCGGCTGTACGAATCCCTGGGCCAGCGCTCGGCCGGGCGCCTGACCGCCAACTTCCCGGCCACGGGCATCCAGGCGGTGGACCTGCTCGAGCGGCCGGTCGAGGCGACCGGCATGGTGGCCGGGGCGGACTCCGCGGAGCTCACGCTGCGGCCGTTCCAGCTCGTGACCCTGAGGCTCACGCGCCGCTGA